A DNA window from Pseudomonas wuhanensis contains the following coding sequences:
- a CDS encoding ABC transporter permease subunit: MKRFRFSSFMLVAGLLFIYAPMLILVIYSFNASKLVTVWGGWSIKWYVGLMDNTQLMGSVVRSLEIACYTAIAAVALGTLAAFVLTRITHFKGRTLFGGLVTAPLVMPEVITGLSLLLLFVAMAQMIGWPQERGIVTIWIAHTTFCAAYVAVVVSARLRELDLSIEEAAMDLGARPWKVFFLITIPMIAPSLAAGGMMSFALSLDDLVLASFVSGPGSTTLPMEVFSAVRLGVKPEINAVASLILLAVSLVTFLVWYFSRRAEEIRKRAIQQAIEEGAADSWKQPDVRRAQAPEAA, from the coding sequence ATGAAGCGCTTCCGTTTCTCAAGTTTCATGCTGGTAGCGGGTTTGCTGTTCATCTACGCGCCGATGCTGATCCTGGTGATCTACTCGTTCAACGCCTCGAAACTGGTGACGGTGTGGGGCGGCTGGTCGATCAAGTGGTACGTGGGGTTGATGGACAACACCCAACTGATGGGCTCGGTGGTGCGCTCGCTGGAAATCGCCTGTTACACGGCGATTGCCGCAGTGGCACTGGGGACGCTGGCGGCATTCGTGCTGACCCGTATCACCCACTTCAAGGGCCGCACGCTGTTCGGTGGCCTGGTTACTGCGCCGCTGGTGATGCCGGAAGTGATCACCGGTCTGTCGTTGTTGCTGCTGTTCGTGGCCATGGCGCAGATGATCGGCTGGCCACAGGAACGCGGCATCGTCACCATCTGGATCGCCCACACCACGTTCTGTGCCGCGTATGTGGCGGTGGTGGTGTCGGCGCGCTTGCGTGAACTGGACCTGTCGATCGAAGAGGCGGCCATGGATCTGGGCGCGCGGCCGTGGAAGGTGTTCTTCCTGATCACCATCCCGATGATCGCGCCGTCGCTGGCGGCGGGCGGGATGATGTCGTTTGCCTTGTCGCTGGATGACCTGGTGCTGGCGAGCTTCGTGTCCGGTCCGGGTTCCACGACCCTGCCGATGGAAGTGTTCTCGGCGGTGCGCCTGGGCGTGAAGCCCGAGATCAACGCCGTGGCCAGCCTGATTCTACTGGCGGTGTCGCTGGTGACGTTCCTGGTCTGGTACTTCAGCCGTCGTGCCGAAGAGATTCGCAAGCGTGCGATTCAGCAGGCCATCGAAGAAGGCGCCGCCGATTCCTGGAAACAACCGGACGTGCGCCGGGCGCAGGCGCCGGAAGCGGCTTGA
- a CDS encoding ABC transporter ATP-binding protein has translation MAVASGAYKKALEGDQTPKQVLVKIDRVTKKFDETIAVDDVSLEIKKGEIFALLGGSGSGKSTLLRMLAGFERPTEGRIFLDGVDITDMPPYERPINMMFQSYALFPHMTVAQNIAFGLKQDKIPSAEVDARVAEMLKLVQMSQYAKRKPHQLSGGQRQRVALARSLAKRPKLLLLDEPMGALDKKLRSQMQLELVEIIERVGVTCVMVTHDQEEAMTMAERIAIMHLGWIAQIGSPIDIYETPTSRLVCEFIGNVNIFDGEVIDDAEGHATITCKDLDRQIYVGHGISTSVQDKSVTYAIRPEKLLVTPTMPTCEYNWSSGKVHDIAYLGGHSVFYVELPSGKIVQSFVANAERRGQRPTWGDQVYVWWEDDSGVVLRS, from the coding sequence ATGGCAGTTGCCTCCGGCGCCTATAAGAAAGCCCTCGAGGGCGACCAGACACCTAAACAGGTGCTGGTCAAAATCGACCGGGTCACCAAAAAGTTCGACGAGACGATTGCCGTGGACGACGTGTCCCTGGAAATCAAGAAAGGCGAAATATTCGCCCTGCTCGGCGGCTCGGGTTCGGGCAAATCCACTTTGCTGCGGATGCTGGCAGGTTTCGAACGGCCCACGGAGGGGCGCATTTTCCTCGATGGCGTAGACATCACGGACATGCCGCCGTACGAGCGGCCGATCAACATGATGTTCCAGTCCTACGCCCTGTTCCCGCACATGACGGTGGCGCAAAACATCGCCTTCGGCCTCAAGCAGGACAAGATTCCGTCGGCTGAAGTCGACGCTCGCGTGGCCGAGATGCTCAAGCTGGTGCAGATGAGCCAGTACGCCAAGCGCAAACCCCATCAATTGTCCGGCGGTCAGCGTCAGCGTGTGGCCTTGGCGCGTTCTTTGGCCAAGCGGCCGAAGCTGTTGCTGCTCGACGAACCGATGGGCGCGCTGGACAAGAAACTGCGCTCGCAAATGCAGCTGGAACTGGTCGAGATCATTGAGCGGGTCGGCGTGACCTGCGTGATGGTGACCCACGACCAGGAAGAGGCCATGACCATGGCCGAGCGCATCGCGATCATGCACCTGGGCTGGATTGCCCAGATCGGCAGCCCGATCGACATCTACGAAACCCCGACCAGCCGTCTGGTCTGCGAATTCATCGGCAACGTCAACATTTTCGACGGTGAAGTGATCGACGACGCCGAAGGCCACGCGACCATCACCTGCAAGGACCTGGACCGGCAGATTTATGTGGGCCACGGCATCAGCACTTCGGTGCAGGACAAGTCCGTGACCTACGCGATCCGTCCGGAAAAACTGCTGGTGACACCGACCATGCCGACCTGCGAATACAATTGGTCCAGCGGCAAAGTGCATGACATCGCCTACCTCGGTGGACACTCGGTGTTCTACGTCGAACTGCCGAGCGGCAAGATCGTCCAGTCTTTCGTCGCCAACGCCGAGCGCCGTGGCCAGCGCCCGACCTGGGGTGACCAGGTTTACGTGTGGTGGGAAGATGACAGCGGCGTGGTGCTTCGCTCATGA
- a CDS encoding polyamine ABC transporter substrate-binding protein — translation MKIAGKTLLAMSLMGVMAGAVQADDKVLHVYNWSDYIAPDTVKKFEAESGIKVVYDVFDSNETLEAKLLAGKSGYDIVVPSNNFLAKQIKAGVYQKLDKSKLPNWKNLNTDLLKAVSVSDPGNEHAFPYMWGSIGIGFNAEKVKAALGADAPTNSWDLLFKPENAAKLKSCGISFLDSPTEMIPVALHYLGYPTDSQDKKQLAEAEALFLKIRPSVGYFHSSKYISDLANGNICVAVGYSGDIYQAKARAAEAGDKVKVSYNIPKEGAGSFYDMVAIPKDAENVEGAYKFMTFLQKPEIMAEITNAVRFPNGNAASTALVDKEITSDPGIYPPAEVLAKLYAIADLPAATQRILTRSWTKIKSGK, via the coding sequence ATGAAGATAGCTGGCAAGACCCTCCTCGCCATGTCCCTGATGGGCGTGATGGCGGGTGCCGTTCAGGCGGACGACAAGGTGCTGCACGTGTACAACTGGTCCGATTACATCGCACCGGATACCGTCAAGAAGTTCGAAGCCGAGTCGGGTATCAAAGTCGTCTACGACGTGTTCGACAGTAACGAAACCCTTGAAGCCAAGTTGCTGGCGGGCAAGTCCGGCTACGACATCGTCGTGCCGTCGAACAACTTCCTGGCCAAGCAGATCAAGGCCGGCGTCTACCAGAAGCTGGACAAGTCCAAGCTGCCTAACTGGAAAAACCTGAACACGGACCTGCTCAAAGCGGTATCGGTGAGCGACCCGGGTAACGAACACGCGTTCCCTTACATGTGGGGCTCGATCGGTATCGGTTTCAACGCCGAGAAGGTCAAGGCTGCACTGGGTGCCGATGCGCCGACCAACTCCTGGGACTTGCTGTTCAAACCTGAAAACGCTGCCAAGTTGAAGTCGTGCGGTATCAGCTTCCTCGATTCGCCAACCGAGATGATTCCGGTGGCGTTGCATTACCTGGGCTATCCAACCGACAGCCAGGACAAGAAACAACTGGCCGAAGCCGAAGCGCTGTTCCTGAAGATTCGTCCTTCGGTGGGCTACTTCCACTCGTCCAAGTACATCTCCGACCTGGCCAACGGCAACATCTGCGTCGCCGTGGGTTACTCGGGTGACATCTACCAGGCCAAGGCTCGCGCCGCTGAAGCCGGTGACAAGGTGAAAGTCAGCTACAACATTCCGAAAGAAGGTGCCGGCAGCTTCTACGACATGGTCGCCATCCCTAAAGATGCCGAAAACGTCGAAGGCGCCTACAAGTTCATGACCTTCCTGCAGAAGCCGGAAATCATGGCTGAAATCACCAACGCCGTGCGTTTCCCGAACGGTAACGCGGCGTCTACCGCACTGGTTGATAAAGAAATCACCAGCGATCCAGGCATCTACCCGCCAGCGGAAGTGTTGGCCAAGCTGTACGCGATTGCCGACTTGCCGGCCGCGACCCAGCGGATCCTGACTCGCAGCTGGACCAAGATCAAATCCGGTAAATAA
- a CDS encoding gamma-glutamyl-gamma-aminobutyrate hydrolase family protein produces the protein MSRLPLIGVTACSKQIGLHAYHISGDKYVRAVASAAKGLPLILPSLADQLAPSEILDALDGILFTGSPSNIEPFHYNGPASAPGTAHDSARDATTLPLIRAAVEAGVPVLGICRGFQEMNVAFGGSLHQKVHEAGPYMDHREDDSLPLEGQYAPSHSVRVQPGGVLAGLGLAREINVNSIHGQGVERLAPGLRVEAVAPDGLIEAVSVIESKAFALGVQWHPEWQVSLNHDYLAIFQAFGDACRKHALQRDADASNNA, from the coding sequence ATGTCTCGCCTGCCGTTAATCGGCGTCACCGCCTGCTCAAAGCAGATCGGTCTGCATGCTTATCACATCAGTGGCGACAAATACGTACGCGCCGTGGCTTCAGCTGCCAAGGGCCTGCCGTTGATTCTTCCATCCCTGGCGGATCAACTGGCGCCGTCCGAAATTCTGGACGCTCTGGACGGCATTCTCTTTACAGGCTCTCCTTCTAATATAGAACCGTTTCACTACAACGGCCCGGCCAGTGCGCCAGGTACTGCTCATGATTCTGCACGCGATGCCACCACTCTCCCGCTGATCCGCGCCGCTGTCGAGGCCGGTGTTCCCGTGCTTGGCATTTGCCGCGGCTTCCAGGAAATGAATGTGGCGTTCGGCGGCAGTCTGCATCAGAAGGTTCACGAGGCCGGTCCATACATGGACCACCGTGAAGATGACAGCCTTCCGCTGGAAGGGCAGTACGCTCCAAGTCACTCGGTGCGCGTCCAACCGGGCGGGGTACTTGCAGGTCTCGGGCTGGCGAGAGAGATTAATGTCAATTCCATTCACGGTCAGGGCGTCGAACGACTGGCGCCGGGCCTGCGTGTGGAAGCGGTGGCGCCCGACGGGTTGATCGAAGCCGTCTCTGTTATCGAAAGCAAGGCTTTTGCCTTGGGTGTGCAATGGCATCCCGAATGGCAGGTAAGCTTGAATCATGACTACCTTGCGATTTTCCAGGCATTTGGCGATGCCTGCCGCAAGCATGCTCTACAACGCGACGCCGATGCGTCAAACAACGCCTGA
- a CDS encoding HD domain-containing protein — protein sequence MSSIIAGIKIPDSALAMATTEYIRDVESDLLFHHSRRVFLFGALSGERKQLAYDPELLYVGAMFHDLGLVEGHRSDDERFEVDSANAAKAFLKPYGLSDDDIEQVWLSIALHTTPGVPQHLRPNVALVTAGVEMDVLGIDYAAFSTVQREAVVHAHPRGEGFKECILCAFANGFKHKPDSTFGTVNADVLVDSEPGFKPMNFVEIIRKSPWIS from the coding sequence ATGAGCAGCATCATCGCCGGTATCAAAATCCCCGACAGCGCGCTGGCCATGGCCACCACTGAATACATTCGCGACGTCGAGTCCGATCTGCTGTTCCACCACTCACGCCGGGTGTTTCTGTTCGGTGCCTTGAGCGGTGAGCGCAAGCAGTTGGCCTACGACCCGGAGCTGCTGTACGTCGGCGCGATGTTCCATGATTTGGGTCTGGTAGAAGGTCACCGCAGCGATGACGAACGCTTCGAAGTCGACAGTGCCAACGCAGCCAAAGCGTTCCTCAAACCCTACGGTTTGTCTGACGACGATATCGAACAGGTGTGGTTGTCGATTGCCCTGCACACCACACCGGGCGTGCCGCAACACTTGCGTCCCAACGTGGCGCTGGTGACGGCCGGCGTCGAGATGGATGTGCTGGGCATCGACTACGCGGCGTTTTCCACTGTGCAGCGTGAAGCAGTGGTGCATGCGCATCCACGGGGTGAAGGGTTCAAGGAGTGCATTCTGTGTGCGTTCGCCAACGGCTTCAAACATAAGCCGGACAGCACGTTTGGCACCGTGAACGCGGATGTACTGGTGGACAGCGAGCCGGGCTTCAAGCCGATGAACTTCGTCGAGATCATCCGCAAATCACCTTGGATTTCCTAA
- a CDS encoding glutamine synthetase family protein: MSNNLDQLTDWLKDHKITEVECMIGDLTGITRGKISPTNKFIAEKGMRLPESVLLQTVTGDYVEDDIYYELLDPADIDMICRPDQNAVFLVPWAIEPTAQVIHDTYDKQGNPIELSPRNVLKKVLKLYADHGWQPIVAPEMEFYLTKRSDDPDYPLQPPIGRSGRPETGRQSFSIEAANEFDPLFEDVYDWCELQELDLDTLIHEDGTAQMEINFRHGDALSLADQILVFKRTMREAALKHNVAATFMAKPMTGEPGSAMHLHQSIIDIETGKNVFSNEDGTMSQLFLNHIGGLQKFIPELLPLFAPNVNSFRRFLPDTSAPVNVEWGEENRTVGLRVPDAGPQNRRVENRLPGADANPYLAIAASLLCGFIGMVEGHNPSAPVVGRGYERRNLRLPLTIEDALDRMENSKTIEKYLGKKFITGYIAVKRAEHENFKRVISSWEREFLLFAV, from the coding sequence ATGAGTAACAACCTCGACCAGCTCACCGATTGGTTGAAAGACCACAAGATCACAGAAGTCGAATGCATGATTGGCGACCTGACCGGCATCACCCGGGGCAAGATTTCGCCGACCAACAAGTTCATTGCCGAAAAAGGCATGCGCCTGCCCGAAAGCGTTCTGTTGCAGACCGTCACCGGCGACTACGTCGAAGACGACATCTATTACGAATTGCTCGACCCGGCCGACATCGACATGATCTGCCGCCCCGACCAGAACGCGGTGTTTCTGGTGCCCTGGGCCATCGAGCCCACCGCCCAAGTGATCCACGACACCTACGACAAGCAGGGCAATCCGATCGAGCTGTCGCCGCGCAACGTGCTCAAAAAGGTGCTGAAACTCTACGCCGACCACGGCTGGCAGCCGATCGTGGCGCCGGAAATGGAGTTCTATCTCACCAAGCGCAGCGATGACCCGGATTACCCGCTGCAACCGCCGATCGGCCGCTCCGGTCGTCCGGAAACCGGTCGCCAGTCGTTCTCGATTGAAGCGGCGAACGAATTCGATCCGTTGTTCGAAGACGTCTACGACTGGTGCGAACTGCAAGAACTGGACCTCGACACGCTGATCCACGAGGACGGCACCGCGCAGATGGAAATCAACTTCCGTCATGGCGATGCCCTGTCTTTGGCCGACCAGATTCTGGTGTTCAAACGCACCATGCGTGAAGCCGCGCTCAAGCACAACGTGGCGGCGACCTTCATGGCCAAGCCCATGACCGGCGAGCCGGGCAGTGCCATGCACTTGCACCAGAGCATCATCGACATCGAGACCGGCAAAAACGTCTTCTCCAATGAAGACGGGACCATGAGCCAGCTGTTTCTCAATCACATCGGCGGTTTGCAGAAGTTCATTCCTGAGTTGCTGCCGTTGTTCGCCCCCAACGTCAATTCGTTCCGCCGCTTCCTGCCGGATACCTCGGCACCGGTGAACGTGGAGTGGGGCGAAGAGAACCGCACCGTGGGCCTGCGGGTTCCGGATGCCGGGCCGCAGAATCGTCGGGTGGAAAACCGTCTGCCGGGCGCCGATGCCAACCCTTACCTGGCCATCGCCGCCAGCCTGTTGTGCGGCTTTATCGGCATGGTCGAAGGGCATAACCCGAGTGCTCCGGTCGTGGGTCGTGGTTACGAGCGGCGCAACCTGCGCCTGCCACTGACGATTGAAGACGCCCTGGATCGCATGGAAAACAGCAAGACCATCGAAAAGTACCTGGGCAAGAAATTCATCACGGGCTACATCGCGGTCAAGCGGGCCGAGCATGAAAACTTCAAGCGCGTGATCAGTTCGTGGGAGCGGGAATTCCTGCTCTTCGCCGTCTGA
- a CDS encoding polyamine ABC transporter substrate-binding protein, translating into MPIFSLLRNALLVGTGLTLAVSVQAAGTVHIYNWSDYIGETTLADFQKETGIKPVYDVFDSNETLEGKLLAGRTGYDVVVPSNHFLGKQIKAGAFQKLDKSKLTNYSNLDPVLLKRLEQNDPGNQYAVPYLWGTNGIGYNVDKVKAVLGLDKIDSWDVVFEPQNIKKLHSCGVAFLDSADEMMPTVLNYMGLNANSTNPEDYKKAEAKLLAVRPYVTYFHSSKYIADLANGDICVAIGFSGDMFQAKARAAEAGKGMNIAYSIPKEGGALWFDMLAIPKDAANAKEAHAFINYLLKPEVIAKVSDAVGYANPNPGSDKLMEQSIRTDASVYPPQAVLDKTYVSTELPPNIQRLMTRSWTKVKSGK; encoded by the coding sequence TTGCCTATTTTTTCTTTGTTGCGCAATGCCCTGCTGGTCGGCACCGGGCTGACACTTGCTGTCAGTGTTCAGGCCGCCGGCACAGTGCATATTTATAATTGGTCGGACTACATCGGTGAGACCACCCTGGCCGACTTCCAGAAAGAAACCGGTATCAAGCCGGTGTATGACGTATTCGATTCCAACGAAACCCTGGAAGGCAAGTTGCTGGCCGGGCGTACCGGTTATGACGTGGTCGTGCCGTCCAACCACTTCCTTGGCAAGCAGATCAAAGCCGGAGCTTTTCAGAAGCTCGATAAATCGAAGCTGACCAACTATTCCAACCTCGACCCGGTGCTGCTCAAGCGCCTGGAGCAGAACGATCCGGGCAATCAGTACGCCGTACCGTATCTGTGGGGCACCAATGGCATCGGTTACAACGTCGACAAGGTCAAGGCAGTGCTGGGCCTGGACAAGATCGATTCCTGGGATGTGGTGTTCGAGCCGCAGAACATCAAGAAGCTGCACAGTTGTGGCGTGGCGTTCCTCGACTCCGCCGATGAAATGATGCCCACGGTCCTCAACTATATGGGCCTGAACGCCAACAGCACCAACCCTGAAGACTACAAAAAGGCTGAAGCCAAGTTGCTGGCGGTGCGGCCTTACGTGACGTATTTCCACTCGTCCAAATACATCGCAGACCTGGCCAACGGTGACATCTGCGTGGCGATCGGTTTTTCCGGCGATATGTTCCAGGCCAAGGCGCGCGCGGCTGAAGCCGGCAAAGGCATGAACATCGCCTACTCGATTCCGAAAGAGGGCGGCGCGCTCTGGTTCGACATGCTGGCGATCCCCAAGGATGCGGCCAACGCCAAAGAAGCCCACGCCTTCATTAACTATTTGCTCAAGCCTGAGGTGATCGCCAAGGTCAGCGATGCCGTGGGCTACGCCAACCCGAACCCCGGGTCGGACAAACTGATGGAGCAGTCGATACGCACCGACGCATCGGTTTATCCACCACAAGCGGTCCTCGACAAGACGTATGTCTCCACCGAGTTACCACCGAATATTCAACGTTTGATGACCCGCAGCTGGACCAAGGTCAAGTCGGGCAAATAG
- a CDS encoding ABC transporter permease subunit, which produces MPGGRQLVIGVPFIWLFLFFMLPFFIVLKISFAEADVAIPPYTEIYSFIDQKLQVLLNLSNYAMLGDDELYIAAYLGSLKMALISTVLCLLIGYPMAYAIATARKELQTVLVLLIMMPTWTAILIRVYAWMGILSNNGLLNGFLMTMGWIDEPLQILNTNLAVYIGVVYSYLPFMILPLYANLVKHDTSLLEAASDLGSSTFNSFWKITVPLSKNGIIAGCMLVFIPVVGEFVIPELLGGPETLMIGKVLWQEFFNNRDWPVASALAVVMLAILIVPIILFNRSQAKEMEGKE; this is translated from the coding sequence ATTCCCGGTGGCCGTCAGCTGGTCATCGGGGTTCCGTTCATCTGGCTGTTCCTGTTCTTCATGCTGCCGTTCTTCATCGTATTGAAGATCAGCTTCGCCGAAGCCGACGTGGCCATTCCGCCGTACACCGAAATCTACAGCTTCATCGACCAGAAGCTCCAGGTGCTGCTTAACCTGAGCAACTACGCGATGCTCGGCGACGACGAGTTGTACATCGCCGCTTATCTCGGTTCGCTGAAGATGGCGCTGATCAGCACCGTCCTCTGTTTGCTGATCGGCTACCCGATGGCCTACGCCATTGCCACCGCCCGCAAAGAGCTGCAAACGGTGCTGGTGCTGCTGATCATGATGCCGACCTGGACCGCAATCCTGATCCGCGTTTACGCGTGGATGGGCATCCTCAGCAACAACGGCCTGCTCAATGGTTTTCTGATGACCATGGGCTGGATCGACGAGCCGCTGCAGATCCTCAATACCAACCTGGCGGTCTATATCGGGGTCGTTTACTCCTATCTGCCGTTCATGATCCTGCCGCTCTACGCCAACCTGGTCAAACACGACACCAGCCTGCTGGAAGCCGCGTCGGACCTTGGTTCGAGCACCTTCAACAGTTTCTGGAAGATCACCGTGCCGCTGTCGAAAAACGGCATCATCGCAGGCTGCATGCTGGTGTTCATCCCGGTGGTGGGTGAGTTCGTGATCCCGGAACTGCTCGGTGGTCCAGAAACCCTGATGATCGGTAAAGTGCTCTGGCAAGAATTCTTCAACAACCGTGACTGGCCGGTGGCATCAGCGCTTGCGGTGGTGATGCTGGCGATCCTGATTGTGCCGATCATCCTGTTCAACCGTAGTCAGGCCAAAGAAATGGAGGGCAAGGAATGA
- a CDS encoding glutamine synthetase family protein, translating to MSVPPRAVQLNEANAFLKEHPEVLYVDLLIADMNGVVRGKRIERTSLHKVYEKGINLPASLFALDINGSTVESTGLGLDIGDADRICYPIPDTLCNEPWQKRPTAQLLMTMHELEGDPFFADPREVLRQVVAKFDEMGLTICAAFELEFYLIDQENVNGRPQPPRSPISGKRPHSTQVYLIDDLDEYVDCLQDILEGAKEQGIPADAIVKESAPAQFEVNLHHVADPIKACDYAVLLKRLIKNIAYDHEMDTTFMAKPYPGQAGNGLHVHISILDKDGKNIFASEDPEQNAALRHAIGGVLETLPAQMAFLCPNVNSYRRFGAQFYVPNSPCWGLDNRTVAIRVPTGSSDAVRIEHRVAGADANPYLLMASVLAGVHHGLTNKIEPGAPVEGNSYEQNEQSLPNNLRDALRELDDSEVMAKYIDPKYIDIFVACKESELEEFEHSISDLEYNWYLHTV from the coding sequence ATGTCGGTACCCCCGCGTGCCGTTCAGCTTAACGAAGCGAACGCGTTCCTTAAGGAACATCCTGAGGTTCTGTACGTTGACCTTCTGATTGCGGATATGAATGGTGTGGTGCGCGGCAAGCGCATTGAACGCACCAGCCTCCACAAGGTTTACGAGAAAGGCATCAACCTGCCGGCCTCTCTATTTGCTCTGGATATCAATGGCTCGACGGTGGAAAGCACCGGCCTGGGCCTGGACATCGGCGATGCTGACCGAATCTGCTATCCAATTCCCGACACCCTGTGCAATGAGCCCTGGCAGAAGCGCCCGACCGCGCAGCTGTTGATGACCATGCACGAACTCGAAGGTGATCCTTTCTTCGCCGACCCGCGCGAAGTCCTGCGACAAGTCGTCGCAAAGTTTGACGAGATGGGCCTGACTATCTGCGCCGCGTTCGAACTGGAGTTCTACCTGATCGACCAGGAGAACGTGAACGGTCGCCCGCAACCACCGCGCTCGCCGATTTCCGGCAAACGCCCACACTCGACACAGGTCTACCTGATCGACGACCTCGACGAATACGTCGACTGCCTCCAGGACATTCTGGAAGGTGCGAAAGAGCAAGGCATCCCTGCCGACGCAATCGTCAAGGAAAGTGCCCCGGCGCAGTTCGAAGTGAACCTGCACCACGTGGCCGACCCGATCAAGGCCTGCGACTATGCGGTCCTGCTCAAGCGTCTGATCAAAAACATCGCCTACGACCATGAGATGGACACCACCTTCATGGCCAAGCCTTACCCAGGCCAGGCGGGTAATGGTCTGCACGTCCACATCTCGATTCTTGATAAAGATGGCAAAAACATTTTTGCCAGCGAGGATCCCGAGCAGAACGCCGCACTGCGTCACGCGATCGGCGGTGTGCTCGAGACCCTGCCGGCGCAGATGGCTTTCCTCTGCCCGAACGTCAACTCCTACCGTCGTTTCGGCGCACAGTTCTACGTGCCGAACTCGCCGTGCTGGGGCCTGGACAACCGCACCGTGGCCATCCGCGTACCGACCGGTTCCTCCGATGCCGTACGCATCGAACACCGTGTAGCCGGCGCCGACGCCAACCCGTACCTGTTGATGGCTTCGGTTTTGGCCGGTGTGCATCACGGCCTGACCAACAAGATCGAGCCGGGCGCGCCCGTGGAAGGCAACTCCTACGAGCAGAACGAGCAAAGCCTGCCAAACAACTTGCGTGATGCATTGCGCGAGCTGGACGACAGCGAAGTCATGGCCAAGTACATCGATCCGAAATACATCGATATCTTCGTGGCCTGTAAAGAGAGCGAGCTGGAGGAGTTCGAACACTCCATCTCCGACCTCGAGTACAACTGGTACCTGCATACCGTGTAA
- a CDS encoding aspartate aminotransferase family protein, whose product MTSNNPQTREWQALSSDHHLAPFSDFKQLKEKGPRIITNAKGVYLWDSEGNKILDGMAGLWCVAIGYGRDELADAASKQMRELPYYNLFFQTAHPPVLELAKVIADVAPEGMNHVFFTGSGSEGNDTMLRMVRHYWAIKGQPKKKVIISRKNGYHGSTVAGASLGGMTYMHEQGDLPIPGIVHIAQPYWFGEGGDMTPNEFGIWAANQLEEKILEVGVDNVGAFIAEPIQGAGGVIIPPDSYWPRIKEILAKYDILFVADEVICGFGRTGEWFGTDFYDLKPHMMTIAKGLTSGYIPMGGLIVRDDVVEVLNEGGDFNHGFTYSGHPVAAAVALENIRILRDEKIVERVRTETAPYLQKRLRELSDHPLVGEVRGVGLLGAIELVQDKATRKRYEGKGVGMICRTFCFENGLIMRAVGDTMIIAPPLVITPAEIDELVTKARKCLDLTLSALQG is encoded by the coding sequence ATGACCAGCAACAACCCGCAAACCCGTGAATGGCAAGCCCTGAGCAGCGATCACCACCTGGCCCCGTTCAGCGACTTCAAGCAGCTGAAAGAGAAAGGCCCACGAATCATTACCAATGCCAAGGGTGTTTACCTCTGGGACAGCGAAGGCAACAAGATCCTCGACGGTATGGCCGGCCTGTGGTGCGTCGCGATCGGCTACGGTCGCGATGAGCTGGCCGATGCCGCCAGCAAACAGATGCGCGAACTGCCTTATTACAACCTGTTCTTCCAGACGGCTCACCCGCCGGTGCTGGAGTTGGCCAAGGTCATTGCCGACGTTGCGCCTGAAGGCATGAATCACGTGTTCTTCACCGGTTCCGGTTCCGAAGGCAACGACACCATGCTGCGGATGGTTCGCCACTACTGGGCGATCAAGGGCCAGCCGAAGAAGAAAGTCATCATCAGTCGCAAGAACGGCTATCACGGTTCCACCGTGGCCGGCGCGAGCCTGGGCGGCATGACGTACATGCACGAACAGGGCGACTTGCCGATCCCGGGCATTGTCCACATTGCCCAGCCGTACTGGTTCGGCGAAGGCGGCGACATGACGCCGAACGAGTTCGGTATCTGGGCGGCCAATCAGCTGGAAGAGAAAATCCTCGAAGTCGGCGTCGACAACGTCGGTGCCTTTATTGCCGAGCCGATCCAGGGCGCCGGCGGCGTGATCATTCCGCCAGACAGCTACTGGCCGCGCATCAAGGAAATCCTCGCCAAGTACGACATTCTGTTCGTGGCCGACGAAGTGATCTGCGGTTTCGGCCGTACCGGTGAGTGGTTCGGTACCGATTTCTACGACCTCAAGCCCCACATGATGACCATCGCCAAAGGCCTGACCTCCGGCTACATCCCGATGGGTGGCCTGATCGTGCGTGACGACGTGGTCGAGGTGCTTAACGAAGGCGGTGATTTCAACCACGGTTTCACGTATTCCGGGCACCCGGTGGCCGCTGCGGTGGCGCTGGAAAACATCCGTATCTTGCGCGATGAGAAAATTGTCGAGCGCGTGCGTACAGAAACGGCACCTTATTTGCAGAAGCGTCTACGGGAGCTGAGCGATCACCCGTTGGTGGGGGAAGTGCGCGGGGTCGGTCTGTTGGGGGCCATCGAACTGGTTCAGGACAAAGCCACCCGCAAACGTTACGAAGGCAAGGGCGTCGGCATGATCTGCCGCACGTTCTGCTTCGAAAACGGCCTGATCATGCGCGCCGTCGGCGACACCATGATCATTGCTCCGCCACTGGTGATTACACCGGCTGAAATCGACGAGTTGGTGACCAAGGCACGCAAGTGTCTGGACCTGACCCTGAGTGCGTTGCAGGGCTAA